Below is a window of Humulus lupulus chromosome 9, drHumLupu1.1, whole genome shotgun sequence DNA.
gagggggttctagagtgctccctttgcatcgaggcagttctagatcggtccccatcatcttcctggccagggggggttactcctgcttctatccggtccccgagaattggctatgtcagtggtcctccgaccagcattattatttcttgctccctgggtggctgcttgtgccgcggcttgagtattggcttgggccaattgggtagctgcttctagagcaagtgctgcttcacgatgtctccggtcgacttcctcctgtcgcTGTATGAGCTTttcacttctggcctccatatcgcgcctttacTGCTCTAACGTAGCTCTCCGCCTGGCCATCTCTTTAGCGAAAGACTCATGCCGAACATTGAATTGCACCATATCCTCTTGGAAAacacctattgcttcctggagttgttcaacttctgaagtggtctcctcgagaaataccctgggctcagtctctgggttctgcagtccaggaccttctgatctagcaggctcttttgacgtgcttgactttttggatgccacactggtattcttgggcgccatctgGATACGATagtagtgtgtttcttctcttcagtctctcaatgaaagcaccaaaatgttgaccacgattttggccaacgatgagtagacgtcaaaactacaatgaaccttcaagagaaaaatacgacacagaaaattttatagtggttgagtcccaatttattggtaatagcctaatccacttgaagttgtgatatatatcctacacttaagatcagatgaacttgagccaactgagtttcttaagtgtaagtagaaaaatacatagtttctctctctaaactctcttagaaaatgccccaagaataccccaagtaacagtcccaaagtctccaaactagagagtttttctcagtctaaaaagatcaaatcccccaaaatgatgccatgagccatttatttataggctcatggatcgtacatcaaatATTCCCTTTGACTGAGTCATTtttgttactctcacaatatttaattaataataacatttaaaatacaacaatatgcgacttctttgggataaactgagagattcccgcgtaggtacgactaattctagccgaAGCTATTACTGGAACTTCGCTTGCATAACGATGATCTGTCTagtcggccaacttcactccttgaagaaagactagtcggccatgcactccaccggttggccaaacacctcactactcggccatgcactccaccagttggccaaatacttcactggtcagccatgcactccatcggtcggccaaacacttcaccggtcggccatgcactccaccggtcggccaaacacctcaccgGTCAGTCATGCACTCCACcagtcggccaaacacctcactggtcggccatgcactccactggtctaacatgacacatctctggtctaacatggcacatctctagtctagcatgacacttctcttatctaacatgacacatctctggtctagcatggcacatctctagtctagcatgacacttctctagtctagcatgacacatctctggtctagcaaaacacttgactggtcagtcaaaaatcttcaccggtgggacagaaattctatcagatcaGTGAGATCACTTTATCataactccgaagagccaacacatttattgactattaatgtgccatttactgaccatgcattgccacttgtcacttctgattgccacgtcatcgaactgaaattttggagataacaataggcaaccaactcttgGCGGTTAAGTTCCCTCAATCTcctacagcgacaacatgtcgtcgctctAGAATAAAATATTTTCCTCATTTTTTCCACGatgactctacagcgacgacaagtCGTCACTATATGGAGTACAAATAGTCAACCAACTATGGGTGGTTGAGTTCCCTCTCcaccctacagcgatgacataCCGTCGCTATAGccaaacatatttccctcttttttttcgACGAAGACCCTACAACGAAGTGTTAGTTCCCGTCtcttgttccctccaaattcctgataCCCTACAGCGATGTACGACACTAGGAATTTGGAGGATCTGGTCGTGTGTTGTTGACAACCCTGTAACGACGACATGTCGCCGCTGtagcttatttttttaataaattaagaacaAAGAATTTTTCGTGGATTTCGACTACATACAACGACGACTTTGgagtcgtcgcaatagatgtcATCGCTGTAGAATCTCTTTCTTGTAGTGATTAGGGTATTAATGTTAACTTAATACACAAAGGGTTGTGTTACAATAAAGACTATGGCCCACACGGATTCTACTAGGCCCATTGTAGAAATCcacacaccaactttatggggaacatatctgcATTCTTCTGGGTGTGGCGCACGTTTGCCCTTGTTAGGCGACGTTGTGAGAAATATCAATTGTCGAGtgacgaactcgacaccactaatcgaggatcaccaaaagttgtcagaggATTCTCTCGAGACCTACACCTGCAATAGATCGATACCTGGCAATACTCCTGGGCCCGAGGACTGGAATCCTAACTTGGAGAATGGCCAAGTTAGAAGGGCCCCTCGGGGTGTAATATCACTTGGAGACATCTTTTCCCCGAGGAAAGACCTCGGGTCATGAGCTCACGCGGTTATCCACACCTCGGAGACCGGCTTGGAACGTGATCTCAATGGGAGACACCCTCGCCTAAGAGAAGGCCTCGGGACATAACCTCACCTGGAGGCATTCTCGTCTCGGCGGAATTTGAAATACATCAATGAACTCGCATCCCGAGGACTCTAGGGCCTGTCGCTAATTACTCTCAATTGCCACGTGTCAGATGATCATAACACGGacaacataaatatttatatatactatagaactgcaattcattctattatatatatagggAACGACTACAACGCATCCCCTTTTTTTGCAACACCGATGCATCCTTTTCTATTTTGGCACCTGGAAAGatataatcccaatttttttatatgacggtgtacattgtaggtacTTAGaatattctgcaaattttcaagaaattctgaatagtttacgaagccgaaaacagagttcatgctgtcaaattttacatgcgtacacaaaaaaacaggcaTGCGTGCAACAGAGAGTTTAGACCCtatttcggtaccataatttattcagaatttcttgaaaatttgtaggatgttctagatagctataatgtacaccatcatataaaaaaaaattgagattataactattcaggtgccgaaataaaaaaatgatgcatcggtgttgcaaaaaaaaaaatgaagcgttgtagtcgctccctatatatatatatatatatattaaaaggtTAACCAATTtttgttaaaattatagacaatattttactctaaatttttttatacgattatacattatattaaacattatttacttttatgatattatttacttatttatttaaaatttaattataattaaaaaatataataaaaataaatacatttacaattttaaaactaaataaatgtgTAATGGACGTTGTTTCtacttagtatatatatatatatatatataaataaggtTAGGTAACGATTCTTaacatttatatatgtatatatatatatatacgatatGTGTAAGTAATGATTCTTAACATTTATAAGAAGTTCTTGAGAGGAAGACATCATAGATTCTTATGTACAACTCTTAAGAAAAGTGGCTTTATGTTATGTACAACTGAATTACATATCAGATTGCAAATCGTAATCTAGTACAAAAGGTTAATACACTATTCTAATACAACACTAGTTGAGTTGGTTGAAATACCGTGCTTGAATAATACGTTGATCTAAATGTATCAAGCAGAAGAGGAAATTTTAGAAGAGCGAACAAAGCAATTGGAATGATCGCAAGCATAGAAATTAAAATGGGGACCCATTTTAATCCATGGTGTTCATAAGCTATCATGATTGAGAAACTAAAAGCTAATATCATCGTTATCAATGATAGAAAGAGTGAAGTTAGTCCAGTCATCAACTTCAAAGGCAACCGTTTGAGAAAGTCATGTTCTGTGTAGCGTGAGACAAGGATCGACAAGAACATTGAAATTGCAATAACTGAGTTTAATAGTGCAAAGGCATCTGATAGGACAAAGATTAGAAATTTGTTAGCTTGAATTTCATTGGGGGTCCCATCCTTGTCATTGTTACCTCCTGGTAAGGTAAAGGCAGCTGCAAAGACAACTGTGGCGATTAAGGTTGCTACAATCATACATGAATTGGCTGTGCTTTTCATCCATGACTCCCCACATCTCAATAACCTCTTGTGCTGAATAGTAAACAATTCTTGAGGATTAACTCTGTTTTTGTTCGTTGCCTTTAGAAAAAGAGGTTGCACATTCTTTTTGACCACCTGCTAAGTACGCACACATTCATTTGTAGAAATTTACTCAAACTTACTTAAAATATGACGTATTTTAGTTTGAGAGGAAGGAATACACTTGTACGTACCTCAAACCATAATAACTCTTGTTGCATTTGCAGAGCTGCCCCTGAGACAATATTGAGTCGGTCTGGAGGTGGTAATAGGGCAGCTAAATGCAACACATTATTTCCTCCTGTATCTTCAAAAGTAGCAAGAAGATCTTTAATTGAGCCAAACTCTCCTACTAGGTTGTAGATATTGGCATGACGATACATTACAGCATAATGAATAATAGTTCGATTATTGCCATCAGTTTCATAGATCAAGTCAGGGTAAGATTTCAACAGAGCAGCTACAAACTCAAAATTTCCTAATTTGGTTGCATCAAACAACAGATTTGATGGAGATTTGATTAGGCTCATTGCAGTCTTATCCCCAAGAAACAATATATGTTTCCAGAGACGTGTGACTAGCTCAAGGGTTGTAGATTGCTTCATGTTTCTTTTAAATCCACACTTGAAACCTGGCAAACATTAATTAATCAAGAGAAAACGAAAATAGGTACATCTTACTTTATATCTATGATCTACATACAAAGAGTGCGAGATAAGAAGTTACTATTAATTGAAGTTAACTATTACTTACATGCAGATTTGAAGAGTTTACTCCACCCTACTGGGCTTTTGTTATCAAATGCAGAAGGTGTTTGAGCCAAAAGATGCAAAACTGTATTCTTATTTGTATCACGCTCTGTTGCCAGTGTctcatcaagttttaatatttCGAGGGCTATCCCTGCAAAATAACCACCAACATTAGTGTTaacctctctttctcttctctcttttttACATGAATATTATGCATTATTCTGTTGTGTTATCTTTAAGACACTTGAAGATGGACATACAGACCAAACTAagatgaaatatatataaaagtagaATCAATTGTGGCACCCCTGGAATAAAAGTAGACAGACAACATTCATAAACATAAAGAAAGATGAAAATgttatacatatatgtatatcttAATGCTTACCATATAGACCCGTGTTGATGCAAGcgaagaaaatggaaattttgtcCATTCTCCTTAAACAACGTTGCGTTTTATCGAACAAAAACCTGGCCATTTCGGAACGTCCAAATAGGACAGCCATGTAGAGTGGTGTCATATCTTTACCACCTGGAATGGTTGCCAAATTTGGGTTTTTGTTTAACATAATATTGGCAATAGCTTTTTCACCCCAGACAGCATAGCAGAAGGCCGTGTTGTCATTATCATCAGGGAGTTCTAAATCTTCTTTTTCCAGTTTATCTAGCAACTTTTCCATGAAGTGGGTGTGCTTTGTTCCTGCAGCGAGATGGAGTATAGTTTGGCCTCTTCTTGTAA
It encodes the following:
- the LOC133801943 gene encoding protein ACCELERATED CELL DEATH 6-like isoform X2, giving the protein MEGRDPTTTFHIQHHNGEETDVMVQINNDEAIHGHESIIHIDNNNSAQTRNLSANLIENDEGGARKKYLTLGVKLYKATLRGDWETAEDIIHEDPSLLRTSITRRGQTILHLAAGTKHTHFMEKLLDKLEKEDLELPDDNDNTAFCYAVWGEKAIANIMLNKNPNLATIPGGKDMTPLYMAVLFGRSEMARFLFDKTQRCLRRMDKISIFFACINTGLYGIALEILKLDETLATERDTNKNTVLHLLAQTPSAFDNKSPVGWSKLFKSACFKCGFKRNMKQSTTLELVTRLWKHILFLGDKTAMSLIKSPSNLLFDATKLGNFEFVAALLKSYPDLIYETDGNNRTIIHYAVMYRHANIYNLVGEFGSIKDLLATFEDTGGNNVLHLAALLPPPDRLNIVSGAALQMQQELLWFEVVKKNVQPLFLKATNKNRVNPQELFTIQHKRLLRCGESWMKSTANSCMIVATLIATVVFAAAFTLPGGNNDKDGTPNEIQANKFLIFVLSDAFALLNSVIAISMFLSILVSRYTEHDFLKRLPLKLMTGLTSLFLSLITMILAFSFSIMIAYEHHGLKWVPILISMLAIIPIALFALLKFPLLLDTFRSTYYSSTVFQPTQLVLY
- the LOC133801943 gene encoding protein ACCELERATED CELL DEATH 6-like isoform X1; translated protein: MSLKQPLNLCRISTSEKTMEGRDPTTTFHIQHHNGEETDVMVQINNDEAIHGHESIIHIDNNNSAQTRNLSANLIENDEGGARKKYLTLGVKLYKATLRGDWETAEDIIHEDPSLLRTSITRRGQTILHLAAGTKHTHFMEKLLDKLEKEDLELPDDNDNTAFCYAVWGEKAIANIMLNKNPNLATIPGGKDMTPLYMAVLFGRSEMARFLFDKTQRCLRRMDKISIFFACINTGLYGIALEILKLDETLATERDTNKNTVLHLLAQTPSAFDNKSPVGWSKLFKSACFKCGFKRNMKQSTTLELVTRLWKHILFLGDKTAMSLIKSPSNLLFDATKLGNFEFVAALLKSYPDLIYETDGNNRTIIHYAVMYRHANIYNLVGEFGSIKDLLATFEDTGGNNVLHLAALLPPPDRLNIVSGAALQMQQELLWFEVVKKNVQPLFLKATNKNRVNPQELFTIQHKRLLRCGESWMKSTANSCMIVATLIATVVFAAAFTLPGGNNDKDGTPNEIQANKFLIFVLSDAFALLNSVIAISMFLSILVSRYTEHDFLKRLPLKLMTGLTSLFLSLITMILAFSFSIMIAYEHHGLKWVPILISMLAIIPIALFALLKFPLLLDTFRSTYYSSTVFQPTQLVLY